The Gemmatimonadaceae bacterium genome has a segment encoding these proteins:
- the argJ gene encoding bifunctional glutamate N-acetyltransferase/amino-acid acetyltransferase ArgJ has translation MSDIVFHDPPRFPRGFRCASRLAGLKNEGKDLALFVSDVDAAAAAIFTRNHFPGAPVIVGRETIRGGRLRGVVVNSKVSNVATGEGGLADVHRMATAAASEIGTSGDRMLVSSTGVIGVRLPIEKIEAGLRGMASELQHDPLVGAAGIMTTDTHPKALSASVGGSTITWVAKGSGMIEPAMATMLSYIFTDARLEAATLHRMLVEAAQLSFNMLSVDTDTSTSDTCAILANGLAGEVSERTFQETLNTGSIRMTEILARDGEGATHLLRATVRGAATESDARRVAKSLVNSPLVKTMVHGADPNVGRLLMAVGKCFDCTIRPGATDAWINGHQVVRGGSRLDFDDAIVRTALREEVVDLEVSLGVGAASARAYGCDLTKGYIEENAAYYSS, from the coding sequence ATGAGTGACATCGTCTTTCACGATCCTCCGCGCTTTCCGCGCGGATTTCGCTGCGCCAGCCGATTGGCTGGGCTCAAGAACGAGGGAAAAGATCTCGCCCTGTTCGTCAGCGACGTCGATGCCGCCGCGGCGGCGATATTCACGCGCAATCACTTTCCTGGCGCGCCGGTAATCGTCGGACGGGAAACGATCCGCGGCGGGCGGCTGCGCGGCGTGGTCGTAAACAGCAAGGTGAGCAACGTCGCGACCGGCGAGGGCGGGCTGGCAGACGTCCATCGCATGGCGACCGCGGCGGCGTCGGAGATCGGAACGTCGGGAGATCGCATGCTCGTGAGCTCCACCGGCGTCATAGGTGTTCGCCTGCCGATCGAAAAAATCGAGGCAGGGCTACGCGGCATGGCCTCCGAACTTCAGCACGATCCGCTCGTCGGGGCGGCCGGGATCATGACGACGGACACGCATCCCAAGGCTCTCTCGGCGAGCGTTGGCGGTTCGACGATCACGTGGGTCGCGAAGGGCTCGGGAATGATCGAGCCGGCGATGGCAACGATGCTGTCGTACATCTTCACCGACGCGCGGCTCGAGGCGGCAACGCTGCATCGGATGCTCGTCGAGGCGGCCCAGCTGTCGTTCAACATGCTCTCGGTCGACACCGACACCAGCACTTCCGATACCTGTGCGATCCTCGCGAATGGCCTCGCCGGCGAGGTATCGGAGCGCACATTTCAGGAAACGCTAAACACCGGCAGTATCCGCATGACCGAGATCCTCGCGCGCGATGGCGAAGGCGCAACGCATCTTCTTCGCGCCACGGTGCGGGGAGCAGCAACCGAGAGCGACGCACGCCGAGTGGCAAAATCCCTCGTGAATTCACCGCTGGTGAAGACGATGGTGCACGGTGCGGACCCGAATGTCGGCCGGCTCTTGATGGCCGTCGGCAAATGCTTCGATTGTACGATTCGTCCGGGGGCCACCGACGCGTGGATCAACGGACATCAGGTCGTGCGAGGCGGCTCGCGACTCGACTTCGATGACGCGATTGTGCGGACGGCACTTCGCGAGGAAGTTGTCGATCTCGAGGTGTCGCTGGGCGTGGGCGCCGCGAGCGCTCGCGCGTACGGGTGCGACCTAACGAAGGGGTACATCGAGGAGAATGCCGCGTACTATTCGAGCTGA
- a CDS encoding ABC transporter permease, with amino-acid sequence MSPFWRSHDRRNEDLNDEIRAHLEMATRDRIARGESPEEAARNARREFGDVTTVREVTGDMWSGQSLDRLMQDLRWAIRSVTRAPGFALVAILTLALGIGANTAIFSVVNGVLLEPLPFPHSNQLVFITSQFPTLGFDQFPVDAAEYLEFHERNRSFSDVGAYVTSAVNIGAAGQPPARVNSGIATASLFHTLGVSPRMGRAFTDEETRPNAAPVAVLSSELWQSTFAGERDIVGRQIDVDGVKTTVVGVMPPGFDVHDQNVKIWLPLTLDPAQRQQYRGGHFLLLIGRLASNVTLARARVELQSLLAQWPAQDGADPNAAPGAPGFVHTPTTTKHRLRYDDLQKDVVGSIGTALVVLQAAVGLVLLIACANMANLMLMRAETRHKELAVRAALGAGRGRLMRQFVTESLVFSLAGGLAGLALAYWGVHALVAANAGSIPRASSVALDGRVLLFTLLLSITTGLLFGLAPLLHLSTRSIGLTLRDAGSRTTAAASRNRVRRGLVVAEMAFAVMLVVGAGLLLRSFWNLMRVDSGFDHSHLTTFGVVLPLATYRDSTRPVAFFNDLTGRLGAVPGVQSVAAMSGLPPRRQVNANDTSIEGYVPTPNGPAQNVDYYQYVTSNYVSTMGIPVVAGRAFGPSDGPLSTPVVMINQTMAKLFYENTSPVGRRVQPGGSKVWFTIVGVLKDVKQGGVDSRTGTELYFDYEQQPATRGFAPLNMNVVIRSPLEPAALATTVRRTVNALDPTLPIVSFRSMDDVFSDSVSRPRFLAQLLGIFAVVALALAAIGTYGVLAYSVAVRRRELGIRMALGSSQQGLLSLVLRQGMALAALGLVAGLLGALAVTRLASSLLFGVKPADPLTFIGVAVFMMVVAFLACLVPARRATRVDPLVALKAE; translated from the coding sequence ATGAGTCCATTCTGGCGCAGCCACGATCGACGCAACGAGGACCTGAACGACGAGATTCGCGCCCACCTCGAGATGGCGACGCGCGATCGCATCGCGCGCGGCGAGTCACCCGAGGAGGCCGCACGCAACGCGCGCCGCGAGTTCGGCGACGTCACGACGGTTCGCGAGGTCACCGGCGATATGTGGTCTGGACAGTCGCTCGATCGACTCATGCAGGACTTGCGCTGGGCGATACGCAGCGTGACGCGCGCCCCCGGCTTCGCGCTCGTCGCCATTCTCACGCTCGCGTTAGGCATCGGCGCGAATACGGCGATCTTCAGCGTCGTCAACGGCGTCTTGCTCGAGCCGCTGCCATTCCCTCATTCCAACCAGCTGGTCTTCATCACCAGTCAGTTCCCCACACTCGGCTTCGACCAGTTTCCCGTCGACGCGGCCGAGTACCTGGAGTTCCACGAGCGAAACCGCTCCTTCTCCGACGTCGGCGCGTATGTCACCAGTGCGGTGAACATCGGCGCGGCAGGGCAGCCGCCGGCGCGCGTCAACTCGGGCATCGCCACCGCGAGTCTCTTTCATACATTGGGCGTCTCACCGCGAATGGGCCGTGCCTTCACGGACGAAGAGACACGGCCCAACGCCGCCCCGGTTGCCGTGCTCTCGTCCGAGCTCTGGCAGAGCACGTTCGCCGGTGAGCGCGACATCGTCGGCCGACAGATCGACGTCGACGGCGTGAAGACGACGGTCGTTGGTGTGATGCCACCCGGATTCGATGTCCACGATCAGAATGTCAAGATCTGGCTGCCGCTGACGCTAGATCCAGCGCAGCGACAGCAGTATCGCGGCGGCCACTTCCTGCTGCTCATCGGCCGTCTCGCGTCTAACGTGACGCTCGCGCGGGCCAGAGTGGAGTTGCAGTCGCTCCTCGCGCAATGGCCGGCGCAGGATGGCGCCGATCCAAACGCGGCACCCGGCGCGCCGGGATTTGTTCACACGCCGACGACGACAAAGCACCGTCTGCGCTACGACGACCTGCAGAAGGACGTGGTCGGAAGCATCGGCACGGCGCTCGTCGTGCTCCAGGCGGCTGTCGGCCTCGTACTGCTCATCGCGTGCGCGAACATGGCGAATCTCATGCTCATGCGTGCCGAGACCCGGCACAAGGAGCTCGCGGTTCGCGCCGCGTTAGGCGCGGGGCGTGGGCGGCTGATGCGGCAGTTCGTGACGGAGAGCCTCGTCTTCTCGCTCGCGGGCGGTCTCGCTGGTCTCGCGCTCGCCTACTGGGGAGTCCACGCTCTCGTCGCTGCCAACGCCGGAAGCATCCCGCGCGCGTCATCGGTCGCGCTGGATGGTCGAGTGTTGCTCTTCACGTTGCTGCTCTCGATCACGACCGGTTTGCTATTCGGCCTCGCGCCGCTGCTGCATCTGAGCACGCGCAGCATCGGCCTGACGCTACGCGACGCGGGGAGTCGCACGACAGCGGCCGCATCGCGCAATCGCGTTCGCCGGGGACTCGTCGTCGCGGAAATGGCTTTCGCCGTTATGCTCGTGGTCGGCGCGGGGCTATTGCTGCGCAGCTTCTGGAACCTGATGCGGGTCGATTCTGGTTTCGATCACTCGCATCTCACGACCTTCGGCGTCGTGCTTCCGTTGGCGACGTATCGAGACAGCACTCGGCCCGTCGCCTTCTTCAACGATCTGACGGGGCGGCTCGGGGCAGTGCCGGGTGTGCAATCCGTGGCGGCGATGAGTGGGCTGCCACCGCGGCGGCAGGTGAATGCCAATGATACGAGCATCGAGGGATACGTCCCGACGCCGAACGGTCCGGCGCAGAACGTCGACTACTACCAGTATGTGACGTCGAATTACGTCTCGACGATGGGCATTCCGGTCGTCGCTGGCCGCGCATTCGGGCCATCCGACGGGCCGCTCTCGACGCCCGTGGTGATGATCAACCAGACGATGGCGAAGCTCTTTTACGAGAACACCAGCCCAGTAGGTCGACGCGTTCAGCCTGGTGGGTCGAAGGTGTGGTTCACGATCGTCGGCGTCTTGAAAGACGTGAAGCAGGGCGGGGTCGACTCCCGCACGGGAACGGAGCTCTACTTCGATTACGAGCAGCAGCCGGCGACGCGAGGTTTTGCTCCGCTCAATATGAACGTCGTCATTCGGTCGCCGCTCGAGCCGGCGGCGCTGGCGACGACGGTGCGCCGCACCGTCAACGCGCTCGATCCAACGCTCCCGATCGTGAGCTTCCGCAGCATGGACGACGTGTTCTCCGATTCGGTGAGTCGGCCGCGGTTCCTCGCCCAATTGTTAGGCATCTTCGCCGTGGTGGCCCTCGCGCTCGCCGCAATCGGCACGTACGGCGTGCTCGCCTACTCCGTTGCCGTTCGCCGACGCGAGTTGGGTATCCGAATGGCGCTTGGCTCCAGCCAGCAGGGTTTGCTCTCGCTCGTGCTGCGGCAGGGCATGGCGCTCGCCGCGCTTGGTCTTGTCGCTGGCTTGTTAGGCGCGCTGGCGGTGACGCGTCTCGCGTCGTCGCTGCTCTTCGGCGTCAAGCCGGCAGATCCGCTGACGTTCATCGGCGTCGCCGTATTCATGATGGTCGTCGCCTTCCTCGCGTGCCTGGTGCCGGCACGTCGAGCGACGCGGGTGGACCCACTCGTGGCACTCAAAGCCGAGTAA
- a CDS encoding beta-propeller fold lactonase family protein, with protein MRTILLASALLSIGSLAAAQGPALVVLNKAEATASIISLADGRTIATMPVGDGPHEIAISPDGQWAVAANYGGRTAGNSLTVLDLRHRKAVRTIDLGPYARPHGIAWMPDGKRVVVTSEQAKALVIVDVPNGKIDRAIETGQPGHLMTLAKDGRRAWTANIQSGSVSLVDLDKGTVIRTVVTGRGPEGHDVSPNGRELWAADRTLNRITVLDANTLDSIASMPTGEFPNRLHFTPDGRWVLVSNIRSGTVDVIDAVSKRTVDHITFTFDSTKANPTMLGAMGQTPQPEGILIAPDGKRAWVALSAMNRIAEVDIANRRVLRYLTTGQEPDGMGYVAALP; from the coding sequence ATGCGCACAATCCTTCTCGCGTCAGCGCTGCTGAGCATCGGGTCTCTCGCCGCGGCACAAGGACCAGCACTCGTGGTCCTCAACAAAGCAGAAGCCACGGCGTCGATCATCTCTCTTGCCGACGGACGGACGATCGCGACGATGCCCGTCGGTGACGGGCCGCATGAAATCGCGATCTCGCCGGATGGCCAGTGGGCGGTCGCGGCGAACTACGGTGGGCGGACGGCGGGGAATTCGCTCACGGTGCTCGATCTGCGCCATCGAAAAGCGGTGCGCACGATCGACCTCGGCCCGTATGCTCGTCCGCACGGCATCGCGTGGATGCCGGACGGAAAGCGCGTTGTCGTGACGTCGGAGCAAGCCAAGGCCCTGGTCATCGTGGACGTGCCTAATGGCAAAATCGATCGCGCCATCGAGACCGGACAACCTGGTCATCTCATGACGCTCGCCAAGGACGGACGTCGAGCGTGGACGGCGAACATTCAGTCGGGAAGTGTATCTCTCGTGGACCTCGACAAGGGCACCGTGATCAGGACGGTCGTCACCGGCCGTGGCCCCGAAGGTCACGACGTGTCGCCAAATGGGCGGGAGCTGTGGGCCGCCGATCGCACGCTGAATCGCATCACCGTACTCGACGCGAACACGCTCGATTCGATCGCCAGCATGCCGACCGGTGAGTTTCCGAACCGGCTACACTTCACGCCCGACGGGCGATGGGTCCTTGTCTCGAACATCCGCTCGGGCACCGTCGACGTCATCGATGCCGTGTCGAAGCGGACCGTCGATCACATCACCTTCACGTTCGACTCGACGAAGGCGAATCCGACGATGCTGGGCGCGATGGGACAGACGCCGCAGCCGGAGGGCATCCTCATCGCGCCCGATGGGAAGCGCGCATGGGTCGCGCTTTCGGCGATGAATCGCATCGCCGAGGTCGACATCGCGAACCGACGGGTACTGCGGTACCTAACAACCGGCCAGGAGCCGGACGGCATGGGCTACGTTGCGGCGCTACCCTAA